Proteins from one Roseofilum reptotaenium CS-1145 genomic window:
- a CDS encoding ribonucleotide-diphosphate reductase subunit beta, protein MTVNPIFNPGGNDDTEHRTIWFGETTNLMQLNDVRYPWAVSLYKMMRENFWIPEKLDITQDVVDYWNLTPEERKAFDGILSYLTFLDSVQTCNIPHLKSTVTAPEVSLCMAEQIAQEGMHNQSYQYMIETIIPSERRNEVYDFWRTDKVLKERCTFVAGLYQQYIDDPTPENYFISLVADYVLEGLYFYNGFCFFYNLASRMLMPGSADIFKLINRDELSHVRLYQKIIPEAMTVFPHSLDQVYEMFDQAVRHECQWTNHIIGNQILGVTDASTEQYTKYLANIRLGAIGLPPLYADDKYKKSPYAHLERFSDTKKEGHTKANFFEAGVTSYVMSSGVTGWDEI, encoded by the coding sequence ATGACGGTTAACCCAATTTTCAACCCTGGGGGAAATGACGATACCGAACATCGAACCATTTGGTTTGGTGAAACCACTAATCTCATGCAACTCAATGATGTTCGCTATCCCTGGGCAGTCAGTCTTTATAAAATGATGCGGGAAAACTTCTGGATTCCCGAAAAATTGGATATTACCCAAGATGTGGTTGATTATTGGAATTTAACCCCAGAAGAAAGGAAAGCATTTGATGGGATTTTGTCCTATTTAACGTTTTTAGATTCTGTCCAAACCTGCAATATTCCTCATTTGAAAAGTACGGTTACTGCCCCAGAAGTGAGTTTGTGTATGGCAGAACAAATTGCCCAAGAGGGGATGCATAATCAGAGTTATCAATACATGATAGAGACCATTATTCCTTCAGAGAGAAGGAATGAAGTGTATGATTTCTGGCGCACCGATAAAGTATTGAAAGAGCGGTGTACGTTTGTAGCAGGACTCTATCAGCAATATATTGACGATCCTACTCCAGAAAATTACTTCATTTCTTTGGTAGCAGATTATGTTTTGGAGGGGCTTTATTTTTACAATGGTTTTTGCTTTTTCTATAATCTAGCTTCGCGGATGTTGATGCCAGGAAGTGCGGATATTTTCAAATTGATTAATCGAGATGAATTATCCCATGTCCGTCTTTATCAAAAAATTATTCCGGAAGCGATGACGGTGTTTCCCCATTCGCTCGATCAAGTTTATGAAATGTTCGATCAAGCCGTGCGCCATGAATGTCAGTGGACCAACCATATTATTGGCAACCAAATCCTGGGAGTTACAGATGCGAGTACGGAGCAGTATACGAAATACTTGGCGAATATTCGCTTAGGAGCGATCGGTCTTCCGCCGTTGTACGCAGATGATAAGTACAAGAAGAGTCCCTATGCTCATCTAGAGCGCTTTTCGGATACGAAGAAAGAAGGTCATACGAAGGCGAACTTCTTTGAAGCGGGAGTCACCAGTTATGTGATGTCCTCTGGAGTAACCGGATGGGATGAAATCTAG
- a CDS encoding M67 family metallopeptidase encodes MQVKSEHLEIIRAHAQECYPQECCGVLLGTIEEDERVLVEVVRTENGWNEEMAERLEEMGMRGKTKLERYTIAPQTLLTLQKDARSRHLQIVGFYHSHPDYPAVPSECDRLLAWQDYHYIIVSVIEGRATVINDWVLDRDRQFQPSPLENILNTDTHK; translated from the coding sequence ATGCAGGTTAAATCGGAGCATCTAGAGATCATTCGCGCTCATGCACAGGAGTGTTATCCGCAAGAATGCTGTGGGGTGTTGTTGGGTACAATTGAGGAAGATGAGAGGGTTTTGGTGGAGGTAGTGCGGACGGAGAATGGTTGGAATGAAGAGATGGCAGAGCGACTAGAAGAGATGGGGATGAGGGGAAAGACGAAACTGGAGCGGTATACAATCGCCCCCCAAACCCTGCTAACCTTACAAAAAGATGCCCGTTCTCGCCATCTCCAGATTGTGGGATTCTATCATTCCCATCCCGATTATCCCGCTGTGCCTTCGGAATGCGATCGCCTCTTAGCTTGGCAAGATTACCACTATATCATCGTCTCCGTCATCGAAGGACGCGCCACAGTGATTAACGACTGGGTTTTAGATAGAGATCGCCAATTCCAACCCTCGCCACTCGAAAATATTCTTAACACAGATACCCACAAGTGA